The window CAAAATAATGTGTTTGTAGATTGGCCAACTTTTCAGGAAACTTTAGAAGATAATGGAATTGATTGGCGAATTTATCAAAATGAACTCTGGACAACGAAACTTCCGGAGGGTGAAATTGATGATTGGTTAGGAAATTATGGAGATAACCCAATTGAATACATATCCAGGCATAATGTTAAGCTTTCTGCTTACTTTAGGAAAAATGGTGATCATACGGTGAAGCCTGCTTTAACTGCGAAGGAAGTACAGGCGAAGTATGATAAATTATCTCAAAGAGAAAAAAACCTAATCGATAAAGCTTTTCAAACAAACATTAGCGAGAAAGATTATTTAGAATTAGCACCTTTTACTTTTACCAATGATTTAGGTAAGTCAGAAACGATAAATATCCCGAAAGGAGATATATTTAATCAGTTTAGAAAGGATGTGGATGAAGGAAAACTGCCAACGGTTTCGTGGTTGGTGGCTCCCCAACGCTTTTCTGATCATACAAGTTCCCCACTTTATGGAACCTGGTATGTTAGCGAGGCGCTTAATATTTTAACTAAAAATCCAGAGGTTTGGAAGAAGACCATTTTCGTATTAACTTATGATGAAAATGATGGCTATTTTGATCATCAACCACCTTTTGTGGTTCCAAATCCTGATGACAGTTCTAGTGGAAAAGTATCCGAAGGCATAAATTATGCTACAGATTTTGAAACTAAAAAAGGTAGTCCGATTGGTTTAGGTTACCGTGTACCAATGATTATTGCTTCTCCCTGGAGCAAAGGAGGTTTCGTTAATTCTCAGATCTTCGATCATACTTCTTCATTGATGTTTCTAGAGAAATGGCTAAGTAAAAAGACGGGAAAAAATATTAAAAGTAATAATATAAGTGATTGGAGACGGGCGATTTCTGGTAATTTGACGTCTGTTTTTAGACCTTATAATGGCGATGAAAATAAATCACCTTTATTTTTAAAGCGAGAAACTATTGTAACAAACATTGGCAATGCTAAAAATAAACCTGCACAAATAAATCCAACAGCATTAAATAAAGCAGAAATTGCTAAAATAAACAAATTTGAAACTTTTTCTAACCAAACTTCGATTCACGCTACACAACAAGAGACAGGCACAAAACCAGCCTCGCCTTTACCCTACCATTTAATGGTAGATGCGAATTTGAATAATAATGAAATTGAACTAACATTTCATTCGGCTAAAACACTTTTTGGAAACAAAACAGAAAATGTTGGAGCGCCTTTTAACATGAGTACCATTGCAAGTTTTAAAGGAGTTAGAGGTAAAACCTGGGCTTATGCAGTAAAAGCAGGTGATAAAATAGTGGATAAGATCGACATAGAAGATTTTGACAATGGCGTATACGAGTTCACGATAACCGGTCCAAATGGTTTTCATCGATACTTTAAAGGCGATATAAATAATCCTAAGATCTTGGTAAATGCTTATCCGGAGCAAACCGGATTGGTATCAAAAAAACTTACGGGCAATTTAATTTTGGCTTTTGATAATAAAACGAACTCAGCTTTATCTTTTCAAATTATAGATAATAAATACGGGGCAGCGACACAAACGATTAATATAAAGCCAAAATCTACTCAACAGCTTTTGCTAAATAACAATCGAAATGGTAATTGGTACGATTTCAGTATTTCCCAAAAAGGAAATAATATATTTGAAAACCGTTATGCTGGAAAGATTGAAACCGGAGAAATTACCATAACAGATCCGTTTATGGCCAACAATTTCAAGGTTTAAAGGATATCGGCAATTCTACTAATGTTTTATCCCAACCAATAATTAAGTCGGCGCCACTAGCCGAGCCGGTAAAAGTCAGCGAAAAATATTCAAGCGGTTTCACTAATACCTTTGTTGGTACATCAACACGAATAATATCTTTCGATTGATCATAAGTAAAAGCGCCCCATCTATCAATATTGCTGTTTAAAATGATGGTCCATTTATCTTTATTCGGAATTGCAAATAAACTATAAGTACCAGCTTTTATCTTTTTACCACCAACAGTTACCTTTTTGAAAAAATGAATTTCAGTGCTTTCGTTTGCTCCAAAGCGCCACACTTTTCCAAATTCTTCTAAAACACCAAAAACATTTCTTCCTTTTTTTTGAGGTCGGGAATAAATAATTTTAATAATTGGAGTTTTAAATTCGCCTGTTTTTGCTTTCGGCGTATTTACTGGAAAGTAAAGAATATCTGCCGGACTAGAATCTGCTGCAGGGAATTTTACATCGGTTGCAGTAGCTGTTTGAGCCTTTGCACCGAAACAAAAGAGAACAAAAACAACAATGAAGATATTTTTCATTTGCCGTAAATAAATAAGTTAGGGTTATTTAAAAAGAAAGATTAGTACTTTCTTCCTTTAACAATAGCGTTTAAAAATAGGCCTGCGCTTAATAAACCAAACACACCACCTAATAAAGCAAAAAGATAGCTTTGTGTAATAATCGCTCCAGTTGCCAATCCGAAGAATAAGCCTAAAGCATAATAAAGCCAGTTAAAGTTATTGTTACTATTTTGTTGTACACTCATTTTATTAGTATTTGCGTCAAAGTTAATATTTATTTTAAATTTTAAATTGAGTAATGTACTTATTGAGATAATAATTTGTCAATTCTTTCTAATTGATAGCTAAAAATTTTTTAGATGACGTATAAGTTTAAGCTTTTGGTAAAAAATTCCTAATCCTTAAACCCAATGTAAAACCAGTTATTATTAACGAATTTCAGTTTTATATCCTTAAAACCATTGTTTTATCTTTTAAATGTAAAAGATGTATAAAAACATTTGGAAGTTAATCAAACGATTGATTAATTTTGTGCTGTTAATAAAGAAATGAAAATAGAAAAAATAGATAAGAAGCAGGCCATATTAGAGGCAGCTGAAAAGCTGTTTTGCGAAACAGGTTACGAAGGCACATCCACCCGTCAGATTGCAAAGGAATCTGGTGCCAACATGGCCATGATTAATTATTATTTTGGATCAAAAGAAGGTGTTTTTATAGAGATTATGAACGAGCGTATTGCTGGTTTCGGTGCTCAATTAAAGATCATTAATGAAGATAAAATTTCATCATTAGAAAAACTTCACAGGGTAATTGAAGGTTACGCAAATAGAATTCTTGCTAATACCGCCTTTCATAAAATGATGCACAGGGAATTATCCTTATCTCAACGGCCTGAAATTTATGATAAAATTAAAGATGCAATGAGTCATAACATGCTTCTTTTAGATAAAATAATTGGAGATGGGATGGAGAATGGAAGTTTTAATAAGGTTGATACGAGGATGTTAATTGCCACGATTATGGGCACGTTAACCAATATCGTTATCTCTCCAAGCAAAATTATGCCATGTTCTAACTTCGATATAAACGATCCGAAGGACAAAAAAATTATTAAAGATAGGGCCATTGCTCATTTACAAGACCTCACAACAGTTTATTTAACAACAAAAAAATGATACCCAAATCGATTAGATTAATGCTTGCGGCATCATTAATTCCAGGCGCTTTATTTGCACAAAGCGCTAGAGAATTAAATATTAACCAAGCAATTGAACTTGGCATAGCCAATAGTAAAAACTTAAAACTCTCTCAAAACAAAATTGACCAGGCTGTTGCAAGGTTAGAAGTTGTAAATGACAATGTTTTACCAACTGCGGATGTAAATTTTATTTACAATCATGCTGAAATACCAACCAGTACTTTTGAATTGCCTGGTGGTGGTTCATCTTTTCAGCTTCCAAAAAGAGCCGATGCGTTTGTTGGTACTGCAGCAGTGCAAGAATTGGTTTATGGTGGTGGCAAATTGAAATACGCTAAAGCATCTACCAAATTATTAGCTGATGTTGCTCGTTTAGATGCTGATAAAAGCAAAGAAGAGATTACTTATGCTGTAATCAATACTTATTATTCCCTATATAAAGTAGCGCAGAGTAGAAAGGTAATTGATCAAAATTTAGAATCAATCGCAGCACAAATTAAACAGGCGCAGCGCTTTTTTGATCAAGGTATTGTAACTAAAAATGATGTATTGCGTTTTCAATTGCAACAAGCAAATGTTACGTTAACACAGTTGGATATTGAAAGCAACCGTAAAATTATCAACTATAATCTCGATATTTTATTGGGTTTACCAGAAGATACTGAAGTTAAAATTACTGATCCAAATGGAGGATTGAAAACTGCAAGCTCACTAAATGATTATATTGGGTTAGCAATGGTTAATCGCCAGGAATTAAAGCAACTTGATGTGCAAAATAAAGTTGCCGATTATAATATCAAATCTCTAAAAGCTAATAATTTACCAACTGTTGGCGTTGGTGCAAACTTATATTACATTAACCCAAGTGGCAATTTTATTCCGCCAGTTAATCAATTTTTATTGCCTATTACCGTTGGTGCAACTGTATCATGGAATATTGCGAGCCTTTGGAATAATAAGAACAAAGTAAGTGAAGCGAAGATTCAACAAAGTGAAATTACCATTCAGAAAGATATTTTATCTGATCAGGTGAAAACGGATATCAATAGATATTATCAGAATTACCAGGTAGCAACCAACAAAATTCAGATTTTGGAAACATCCATTGCTCAAGCAACTGAGAATGATAAACTTTTAGCTTCAAAATATAAAAACAACGTAGCATCTGTTACGGATCGCATTGATGCGGAAACTTTACTTTATCAAGCAAAAATTAATTTAGAGTTAGCGAAAGCCGACGCCGGATTAGCTTACTATACATTATTAAAATCAACAGGAAAAATAACGCAATAAATACAGCAATGACAACTGAAAAGAAAAAAAAGAATTTAATAGTACCCATTATTTTAGGTGTTTTATTAATTATAGGGATAGTTTTTGGAGTAACCGAATGGAATTATTACAGCAAACATGTTGATACGGATGATGCACAAATTGATGGAGATATCAGTCCGGTTGTAGCCCGTGTTGGCGGTTATGTGGCTGCTATAAATTTTGAGGAAAATACTCATGTAACCGAAGGACAAGTTTTGGTTAAACTTGACGACAATGACTACAAAGTTAAGTTAGAACAAGCCCAGTCTGGTCAGAAAGGTGCCAATGCCGGTGTAGGTGTTGCTCAATCGCAAATTTTAGCAACTCAAGCAAATACGAGTACAGCCAAGGCGAATGTTACTGCTGCTAGGGTTAAATTAAATTTGGCAAACAAAGATTTTGCCCGTTATGCAAACCTTGTAAAAGATGGTTCGATAACACAACAAGCATTTGATCAGGCTAAAGCTACAAAGGAATCAGCAGAAGCTGCTTACCAAGCTGCAGAAGATCAATATACGGCTGCAGTTAAACAAGTTGGCACTACACAATCGCAATTAGCAGTGAGTAGTAATGTAATTAGCCAACGCCAAAGTGACATTGATTTTGCTAAACTTCAATTATCATATACTGATATTAAATCGCCAGCTACAGGTATAGTTTCCAAAAAGAATGTTCAAAAAGGACAGTTAATTCAACCCGGACAATCTTTGTTTTCTGTCGTAAATGATGGAAGTATTTACGTTACTGCAAACTTCAAAGAAACGCAATTAGAAAATATTAAAACAGGTTCGAAAGTACAGATTGAGGTTGATGCTTATCCTGAAGAAAAAATTCAAGGTGAAGTTTATAATTTCTCGCCAATAACAGGTGCAAAAGGATCTTTATTACCTCCTGATAATGCTACAGGTAACTTTGTTAAAGTTGTACAACGTATTCCTGTAAAAATCAAAATTCATCCATCAAAAGAATTGTTAGCCAAATTACGCCCAGGAATGAGTGTTAAAGCTTCAGTTTCTACTAATTAATATTTAAAATGGCCGAAGTAGGTTTAAAAAAGTGGATTATTACCTTTACAGTTATCACAGCTTCTTTATTGGAGTTAATTGATACAACCATTGTAAACGTAGCAATTCCTCAAATACAGGGAAACCTGGGGGCCACCTTGGAGGATGTGGCCTGGCTTTCTACCGGTTATGCGGTAGCAAATGTTATTATTTTACCCATGTCTGGTTGGTTGGGTAGTCGTTTTGGACGGAAAAATTATTTTCTAACATCCATAATCGTTTTTACACTCGTTTCCTTTTTATGTGGAAATGCCACATCTCTAAATGAGCTTATCTTATTTAGGATTTTGCAAGGTGTAGCCGGTGGTGGCTTAATATCGACAGCACAAGCAATTTTGATTGAAACCTGGCCACGTGAAGATGTTGGTATTGCAACCGCTTTATTCGGTTTGGGCGCTGTAGTTGGACCAACAGTAGGACCAACCATTGGTGGTTATATTCTGGAAATAGCAGATTGGCCATGGATATTTTATGTAAATATTCCCGTCGGGATACTCGCCGCATATTGTACGATAACTTTTATTCGAGAGACGCCAAAAGATGGGCAAGGAAAACCAGTCGATTGGTGGGGAATTGGGTTGCTTGCTATTGCGGTTGGTAGTTTACAAACCTTATTAGAAAAAGGAGAAAGTGAAGATTGGTTTTCAACACCATATATTACAGCATTAGCGGTAGCATCTGTTTTTGGATTATTGTTATTTATTTGGCGTGAAACCAGTACCGATCATCCAATCGTAAATTTAAGAATTATGAAAAAACGTAGCTTCTCTATCGGGATGTTTACCTCTTTCATATTAGGATTTGGATTGTACGGATCTGTATTTGTTTTCCCTGTTTTTGCACAAAATTTATTAGGTTTTACACCTTTACAAACAGGAAAGCTATTTATTGCCGGAGGGATTTGTACCATTATGATGATGCCGTTTATTGGTATTATGCTTAAAAAAGGAGTGCCTGCACAATTTATGGCTACAGGCGGTATGTTTCTATTCTTCGTTTTTTGCTATATGTTAAGTAAATCTACGCTTGCTTCTGGAACAGGTGATTTCTTTTGGCCCTTAGTGATCAGAGGATTCGGAATGGCTTTGCTATTTGTACCATTAACAACACTGGCTATGCAAGATTTATCAGGGCCGGAAATTGGACAAGGATCTGGATTAAATAACATGAGCAGGCAACTTGGAGGTTCTTTCGGAATCGCAGCTTTAACAACGTTAATTCACATTCGTGCAGGTTTTCATAGAAGCAATTTATTAACTAATATTAATGAGTACAATCCATCTTTTGTTCAAAAGTTAAACGGTTTAACCAGTAATTTTATGGCTAAAGGTTCATCATTTATTGATGCAAAATTAATGGCGATGAAAGCAATAGAAGGTTCGGTTATTAAGCAAACAATGTTACTAACTTATAATGATGCCTATTGGGTTGCAGGATTAATTATGTTATTCTCTATTCCGTTATTATATCTGCAGAAATTTAAGAAAAATGCAAATGTTGTAACTGATGCGCATTAATATTAATGTTGTAAAAGGGCTTTAACTAAAAACAGCCGGTGTATTTTATTACATCGGCTGTTTTAACCCAAAAAATTAACAATCGTTACAATGCCCTTAAACATTGTAAATGCCTTACCTAGTTGCATAGCAACCAAATAAGATTCTAAAAATAAAATTTATTTCGCATTTTTCCAAATTGTAGCCCTTAGAATTTTAATACCTAAGGCATTTTTTGTAGTATTACCCTATATAATACTATTGCGTAAATTATGCCAAAACTCCGTTTAACAACACAACGTGAATCGATTTTCAATAATGAAGTTATCTCGAAATTCGAGCTTTTTAACAGTCTTTTTTTAACACTTCCTTTTTATAAAATTAAAGACACAGGTACTTTATTGCCTCTTTTTTTTAAGAGTTGCGAAGAAGGAATTGCTAACGGACAAAAGCCAGCTCAAGTTATTGAAGAGTTTTTTGCTAAATATACCAGCTATGAAAAGAGCACTGATATTGTTGATTTGCTGTTTCGTTTTATCCAATATATAGAGCGACAAGTTGTTCTTTTTGACGCTGTAGAAGATGCATCTTTTACAAAGTTAAATACTACAGATGAGCAAAGTACATTAGCATCTATTCTAAAAAAGAATGCTGATAATAAACCAATGTTGGCTAAAATTGAAAAGCTGATTGATGAACTTTCCTTGCGCTTAGTTTTAACGGCTCACCCTACTCAGTTTTATCCAGGTAGTGTTTTAGCAATTATTACAGATTTAACTACAGCGATTAAGAATAATGATATTACTGTAATGAATTCTTTATTGCAGCAATTAGGTAAAACCCCATTTTTTAACAAAAAATCGCCAACACCAGTTGATGAAGCTTTAAATTTAGCCTGGTTTTTAGAGAATACATTTTATTTTGCTGCGGCTAATATTCAGGAGGAAATTGACCAAAATCTTGATGAATATAATTTAGAAACTAAAAAGATTTTAGAGTTAGGTTTTTGGCCTGGCGGCGATCGTGATGGTAACCCAAATATCCATGTTGATACAACTTTAGAAGTTTCTAAAATGTTGCGCCAAATACTTTTCCGCTGTTATTATCGCGATTTCCGTGCAATAAAACGCCGCATTACTTTTAGAGGTGTTGAAGATAATATTGCCATTTTACATGATGTTTTATATAAAAACGCCTTCGATCAAACGTGTGAACTTAAAGATATATCAGGCGAGTTAACCCAAAATTTGAATAAAATAAAAGAAACTTTATTATTAGAACATGATGGTTTATTTGTTGAATTGGTTAACGATTTAATTAGAAAAGTAGACTTATACGGTAACTACTTTGCCTCATTAGATATCCGTCAGGATAGCCGGGTTTTAAGAAGTGCTCATGCTTATTGTCGTCAAAACAAGCCCATTTCTTCTCTATATCCTGCTGATTATGATAAATTATCCGAAGGAGAAAAACTAAAATTGATATCGTTTAAAGAAGCTACAATTGCAGATCCAACTGAATCTGATGATTTAACGGCAGACACAATTAAAACCATTAAGGAGATTAAAGGAATTCAAAAGAGAAACGGAGAAAAAGCTTGTCATCGATTTATTATAAGCAATTGTCAGCAAGCAAGTGATATTCTTCAGTTGGTCGAATTATTTTTATGGAATGGATGGAGTAAAGATACCTTAACAATTGATTTTGTTCCCCTTTTTGAAACTGTAAATGATTTAAAAGGAGCCGCTGCAATTATGGATACGCTTTACAGTAATCCATTTTATAAAGCACATTTAGAAAGTCGCGGAAACAAGCAAGATATTATGCTTGGTTATTCTGATAGTACAAAAGATGGTGGTTATTTAATGGCTAACTGGTCTATTTTTAATGGCAAAACTTCCTTATCAGCTGTATCGGCTAAACATAATATTCAGCTGGCATTTTTTGATGGCCGCGGTGGGCCGCCGGCTCGTGGTGGTGGTAAAACGCATCGTTTTTATGCCTCAATGGGAAAAGAAATTGCGAATAAAAACATGCAATTAACTGTTCAGGGCCAAACCATTAGCTCTCAATATGGATCAATTGAAAGTGCAGAATTTAATATTGAGCAGCTAATAAATGCTGGAATTAGCTCAGGCCTAAAAGAGAAGCATAACATTTTATTAGATACTGAAAATAAAACTTTGCTTGATGAAATGGCTGAGGATAGTTACAAAGCTTATGTAGATTTACGTGAGCATCCATTATTTGTAAGTTATCTTGAAAAATTATCACCACTAAAATTATTATCGCAGGTTAACATTAGTAGTAGACCAGTAAAAAGAAATGGTGGCGGCGAAATGAAACTAGAAGATTTAAGGGCAATTAGCTTTGTAACGGCGTGGAGTATGCTAAAACAAAGCGTACCTGGCTTCTATGGTATGGGTACTTCCCTAAAAAACCAAGAGAAAGCTGGTAACTGGGATAAAGTCGTTAAGGTTTATCAGGATTCTGATTATTTAAAAACCATTGTGGATAACTGCATGATGAGTATGAGTAAATCAGACTTTAAAATTACAGCGCATTTAGCTACAGATGCAACGTTTGGTGCTTTCTGGACACAACTTCATAATGAGTTTGAATTATCAAAATCGATGCTGCTAAAATTATCTGGTCAGGAAACTTTAATGGCTAATTACCCAGTTGATAAAAAATCTATTGCCACACGTGAACGAATTGTATTGCCTTTAGTTTTAATTCAGCATTTTGCCTTAGAAAAATTGCAACATGAGCATACTGAAAAGGAGCAAAACGCTTTGGAAAAACTAGCCGTAAGAACGGTTTTTGGTATTGTAAATGCTGGTAGAAATTTGGCTTAAAGCGATATAAGCTTATTTTAAATTATATTTCCAAGGTCTGTGTCTCACAGACCTTTTTTTGTGCATCAAACTTTTTTCACTCTTAATAAGAACGGCCGTCATTGCGAGGCTCGAAGCATTCTTAATGCGGGCCGCTATAAACCTATAGTTGAAAAGATTGCTTCGTGCCTCGCAATGAGAACCGCAAAAAAACAAAAAACCCTTTGCGTTTTGCAAAGGGTTTTTTGTTTCAAAGTGTTTTTCAATAAAATTTATCGATCAATCGAACCCATTACTTTTTGTCCGAAAGCGTTTAATGCATCTTTCTCAACGGCACCATCAGCTACCATTTGATGAACTTCAAGCGCTCCACAAATATTCGTAATCATTTCTCCAGCCAAATCAACTTCATGTTCGTTTACACCTCTGAATTCACAAAAGGCTTCCAAAACTTCTAAAGTTGTCTCCAACTGCGCTGGAGTAGTGTTTTGAAATAACTGTCTTATAATTGGAATTTTCATTACTTGATTTTATTAAAAAGTTCTAATAAACCTTCTGGTTTGTTGGTTTGCACCTGATCAACCAAGTTGCCTCCTTCAAAAGCTGCGAACGTTGGTAAATTATCAACATTGGCAAATTTGCGTGAGTTTGGAAGTTTTTCTGCATCAACAATTAAGAAGGCTACTTCATCATTTTCGGAAGCCAATTTCTTAAATTTTGGTTTCATGATTCTACAGTTTCCACACCAAGATGCAGCATATTGAACCATAACCTTATTGTTATCAGCTAAATATTGTTGAAGATTATCTTCTGTTAATTCTAAAAACATAACGTTTTATTTAATTAGTTAGCGGCTAAATATTCAGCAACGCCAGTTCTATTAGCATTCATTGCTTCTTTACCTTCTTCCCAATTTGCCGGACAAACTTCACCATGTTTTTGAACGTGAGTATAAGCATCAATTAAGCGCAAATATTCTTTAACATTTCTGCCCAATGGCATATCATTAACACTTTCGTGGAAAACTTTACCAGTTTCGTCAATTAAATAAGTTGCTCTAAAAGAAACATTCGAACCTGAGAAAGATTCATTTCCTTCTTCATCGTAATTAATCTCTTGATCTAAAATATCTAAAATACCAGATAATTGTCTGTGCGTATCTGCTAAAATTGGATAAGTTACACCTTCGATACCACCATTATCTTTTGGAGTGCTTAACCAAGCAAAATGAACTTCGTTTGTATCGCATGATGCGCCAATAACGATTGTATTTCTTTGCTCAAATTCTGGTAAAGCTGCTTGGAAAGCATGTAATTCTGTTGGACAAACAAAAGTGAAATCTTTTGGATACCAAAATAATAACACTTTACTATTTTTGTTAACTGCTTCTTCAAATATATTAATCTTCAAATCATCGCCCATTTCGGACATCGCATCTATACTTACGCTAGGGAATTTTTTACCTAC is drawn from Pedobacter mucosus and contains these coding sequences:
- a CDS encoding DHA2 family efflux MFS transporter permease subunit; this translates as MAEVGLKKWIITFTVITASLLELIDTTIVNVAIPQIQGNLGATLEDVAWLSTGYAVANVIILPMSGWLGSRFGRKNYFLTSIIVFTLVSFLCGNATSLNELILFRILQGVAGGGLISTAQAILIETWPREDVGIATALFGLGAVVGPTVGPTIGGYILEIADWPWIFYVNIPVGILAAYCTITFIRETPKDGQGKPVDWWGIGLLAIAVGSLQTLLEKGESEDWFSTPYITALAVASVFGLLLFIWRETSTDHPIVNLRIMKKRSFSIGMFTSFILGFGLYGSVFVFPVFAQNLLGFTPLQTGKLFIAGGICTIMMMPFIGIMLKKGVPAQFMATGGMFLFFVFCYMLSKSTLASGTGDFFWPLVIRGFGMALLFVPLTTLAMQDLSGPEIGQGSGLNNMSRQLGGSFGIAALTTLIHIRAGFHRSNLLTNINEYNPSFVQKLNGLTSNFMAKGSSFIDAKLMAMKAIEGSVIKQTMLLTYNDAYWVAGLIMLFSIPLLYLQKFKKNANVVTDAH
- a CDS encoding phosphocholine-specific phospholipase C: MDSRREFLKKAAILAGATGSANVLPNAILKAFSIDAPEGSTYMDAEHIVFLMQENRSFDHMFGKMKGVRGFNDPHPHIQPDGNKVWLQKDNQGYTYAPFHVDINKTKITWQGGLPHSWNDQIAARNGGRYDKWLPAKAPMTLSHYDRNDIPFYYDLADAFTVCDQHFCSSLTGTTPNRLFFFTGTIRGEKSENKVAIVNNDQAESQNNVFVDWPTFQETLEDNGIDWRIYQNELWTTKLPEGEIDDWLGNYGDNPIEYISRHNVKLSAYFRKNGDHTVKPALTAKEVQAKYDKLSQREKNLIDKAFQTNISEKDYLELAPFTFTNDLGKSETINIPKGDIFNQFRKDVDEGKLPTVSWLVAPQRFSDHTSSPLYGTWYVSEALNILTKNPEVWKKTIFVLTYDENDGYFDHQPPFVVPNPDDSSSGKVSEGINYATDFETKKGSPIGLGYRVPMIIASPWSKGGFVNSQIFDHTSSLMFLEKWLSKKTGKNIKSNNISDWRRAISGNLTSVFRPYNGDENKSPLFLKRETIVTNIGNAKNKPAQINPTALNKAEIAKINKFETFSNQTSIHATQQETGTKPASPLPYHLMVDANLNNNEIELTFHSAKTLFGNKTENVGAPFNMSTIASFKGVRGKTWAYAVKAGDKIVDKIDIEDFDNGVYEFTITGPNGFHRYFKGDINNPKILVNAYPEQTGLVSKKLTGNLILAFDNKTNSALSFQIIDNKYGAATQTINIKPKSTQQLLLNNNRNGNWYDFSISQKGNNIFENRYAGKIETGEITITDPFMANNFKV
- a CDS encoding thioredoxin family protein; the protein is MFLELTEDNLQQYLADNNKVMVQYAASWCGNCRIMKPKFKKLASENDEVAFLIVDAEKLPNSRKFANVDNLPTFAAFEGGNLVDQVQTNKPEGLLELFNKIK
- a CDS encoding phosphoenolpyruvate carboxylase; translated protein: MPKLRLTTQRESIFNNEVISKFELFNSLFLTLPFYKIKDTGTLLPLFFKSCEEGIANGQKPAQVIEEFFAKYTSYEKSTDIVDLLFRFIQYIERQVVLFDAVEDASFTKLNTTDEQSTLASILKKNADNKPMLAKIEKLIDELSLRLVLTAHPTQFYPGSVLAIITDLTTAIKNNDITVMNSLLQQLGKTPFFNKKSPTPVDEALNLAWFLENTFYFAAANIQEEIDQNLDEYNLETKKILELGFWPGGDRDGNPNIHVDTTLEVSKMLRQILFRCYYRDFRAIKRRITFRGVEDNIAILHDVLYKNAFDQTCELKDISGELTQNLNKIKETLLLEHDGLFVELVNDLIRKVDLYGNYFASLDIRQDSRVLRSAHAYCRQNKPISSLYPADYDKLSEGEKLKLISFKEATIADPTESDDLTADTIKTIKEIKGIQKRNGEKACHRFIISNCQQASDILQLVELFLWNGWSKDTLTIDFVPLFETVNDLKGAAAIMDTLYSNPFYKAHLESRGNKQDIMLGYSDSTKDGGYLMANWSIFNGKTSLSAVSAKHNIQLAFFDGRGGPPARGGGKTHRFYASMGKEIANKNMQLTVQGQTISSQYGSIESAEFNIEQLINAGISSGLKEKHNILLDTENKTLLDEMAEDSYKAYVDLREHPLFVSYLEKLSPLKLLSQVNISSRPVKRNGGGEMKLEDLRAISFVTAWSMLKQSVPGFYGMGTSLKNQEKAGNWDKVVKVYQDSDYLKTIVDNCMMSMSKSDFKITAHLATDATFGAFWTQLHNEFELSKSMLLKLSGQETLMANYPVDKKSIATRERIVLPLVLIQHFALEKLQHEHTEKEQNALEKLAVRTVFGIVNAGRNLA
- a CDS encoding HlyD family secretion protein — protein: MTTEKKKKNLIVPIILGVLLIIGIVFGVTEWNYYSKHVDTDDAQIDGDISPVVARVGGYVAAINFEENTHVTEGQVLVKLDDNDYKVKLEQAQSGQKGANAGVGVAQSQILATQANTSTAKANVTAARVKLNLANKDFARYANLVKDGSITQQAFDQAKATKESAEAAYQAAEDQYTAAVKQVGTTQSQLAVSSNVISQRQSDIDFAKLQLSYTDIKSPATGIVSKKNVQKGQLIQPGQSLFSVVNDGSIYVTANFKETQLENIKTGSKVQIEVDAYPEEKIQGEVYNFSPITGAKGSLLPPDNATGNFVKVVQRIPVKIKIHPSKELLAKLRPGMSVKASVSTN
- a CDS encoding DUF2911 domain-containing protein, which encodes MKNIFIVVFVLFCFGAKAQTATATDVKFPAADSSPADILYFPVNTPKAKTGEFKTPIIKIIYSRPQKKGRNVFGVLEEFGKVWRFGANESTEIHFFKKVTVGGKKIKAGTYSLFAIPNKDKWTIILNSNIDRWGAFTYDQSKDIIRVDVPTKVLVKPLEYFSLTFTGSASGADLIIGWDKTLVELPISFKP
- a CDS encoding TolC family protein, encoding MIPKSIRLMLAASLIPGALFAQSARELNINQAIELGIANSKNLKLSQNKIDQAVARLEVVNDNVLPTADVNFIYNHAEIPTSTFELPGGGSSFQLPKRADAFVGTAAVQELVYGGGKLKYAKASTKLLADVARLDADKSKEEITYAVINTYYSLYKVAQSRKVIDQNLESIAAQIKQAQRFFDQGIVTKNDVLRFQLQQANVTLTQLDIESNRKIINYNLDILLGLPEDTEVKITDPNGGLKTASSLNDYIGLAMVNRQELKQLDVQNKVADYNIKSLKANNLPTVGVGANLYYINPSGNFIPPVNQFLLPITVGATVSWNIASLWNNKNKVSEAKIQQSEITIQKDILSDQVKTDINRYYQNYQVATNKIQILETSIAQATENDKLLASKYKNNVASVTDRIDAETLLYQAKINLELAKADAGLAYYTLLKSTGKITQ
- a CDS encoding TetR/AcrR family transcriptional regulator, translating into MKIEKIDKKQAILEAAEKLFCETGYEGTSTRQIAKESGANMAMINYYFGSKEGVFIEIMNERIAGFGAQLKIINEDKISSLEKLHRVIEGYANRILANTAFHKMMHRELSLSQRPEIYDKIKDAMSHNMLLLDKIIGDGMENGSFNKVDTRMLIATIMGTLTNIVISPSKIMPCSNFDINDPKDKKIIKDRAIAHLQDLTTVYLTTKK
- a CDS encoding peroxiredoxin, whose translation is MAIVGKKFPSVSIDAMSEMGDDLKINIFEEAVNKNSKVLLFWYPKDFTFVCPTELHAFQAALPEFEQRNTIVIGASCDTNEVHFAWLSTPKDNGGIEGVTYPILADTHRQLSGILDILDQEINYDEEGNESFSGSNVSFRATYLIDETGKVFHESVNDMPLGRNVKEYLRLIDAYTHVQKHGEVCPANWEEGKEAMNANRTGVAEYLAAN
- a CDS encoding DUF6952 family protein, which gives rise to MKIPIIRQLFQNTTPAQLETTLEVLEAFCEFRGVNEHEVDLAGEMITNICGALEVHQMVADGAVEKDALNAFGQKVMGSIDR